ttagaaaaaaataagcacactcacccaggaggaattgATGCTAGGAAATAATCAATTAGGacccaaatcaataaaatagaacgAAGAGAAcagcacaaagaatcaatgaaacaaagagttggttctttgagaaaatcaacaagatagacaaacccttatccaagctaataaagcagaaagagaatatccaaattcacaaaattagaaataaaaatggggaCAAACTaagagacactgaggaaatccatagAATCATTAGGTGATACTTtgaaaacttgtactccacaaaattgttaaatgtaaaagaaatagataatttacCTTTCATATGTAACATACACAAAAagtaaatcaagatcagataaatgatttaaatagaGTTGTAACGACTGAGGAAATAGAAGGTATCATCAAAAGGCACTCAATAAAAAAAGCCTAGGGTCAgctgatttcagtgcagaattctacaagaattTCAAAGGAGAGCTAATACCAATTTCGCTGAAAAAGTTCTGAACATTAGAAACACAAGGATCTTTGCCAAACACTTTTTACAAGGATACATTACCCTAATACCCACACAACAAAAAGACACAACTAGGATAAGAGAATTAGAGACCAATCTCACTCAAGATCATTGATGCTaacattctcaataaaatattggcaaacaaataccaagaaaacaaacaaacaaaaatcatccaccatgatcaagcaggctttatcccagagattcagTGATggatcaacatatgaaaatctgtcagtgtactccaccatataaacaaactgaaagaaaaaaataacatgatcttatcattagatgctgaaaaagcccttgacaaaatccaacatcccttcatgataaaagtctcgGAGAGGTCAgtgatacaaggaacatacctacataataaaggcaatattcagcaagccaacagtcaacagcAAACTAAACagcaagaaactcaaagcaattccaataaaatcaggaacaagacaaggctgtatACTCTCCCCATATCTACTCAATACAGTACTCAAAGTTCTACCTagatcaataagacaacaaaaggagattaagtggatacgagatgtaaaggaagaaatggaacattcattatttgcaggtgatatgatagtatatataagttaCCCCAAAAATTATACCAAGCAACTCCTACAGATGATAAAccccttcagtaatgtggcaggatacaagattaactaaaaatcaaaatcagtagccctcctatacacaaatgataggTGGGCCaagaaagagatcagagaaacatcaccctttacaatagccacacataatttaaaatacctTTGGGTAACTCttaccaaacaagtgaaagacctatacgacaagaactttaaatccttgaagaaagaaattgaaatcagaaaatggaaagatttcctatGCTTATGGATATGAAGTATTAGCATAATAAAAGTGGCAATCTTACttaaagcaatctacaaattcaatgcaatcaccatcaaaatcccaacacgaTTCTTCACAGATCACAAAGGAACAATACTCAAGTTcatatgaagaaacagaaaacctaggattTCTAAAACAATCCTTcataataaagcaacttctgcaggcatcaccatccctggcttcaagctctactatagagctctagtaataaaatcagcttggtactggcataaagacagacatgtggaccaatggaattgaattgatgATCCTTACAtcaatccacatacctatgaatatatgatttttgacaaagaagccaaaactgtacaatggaagaaagaaatcatcttcaacaaatagtgctggcataactggatgtcaacatgtagaagattgcaaaaagatccatatctaacaccatgcacaaaacacaagtccaagtggatcaaagacataaacataaatccagatacactgaacttgagAGAGTAGGAAGAAGGTAGGCTAGATAACATTGGCAGAGGAGAGCACTaactaaatataataccagtagcatagacatCAAGAGCAACAATAAATACAGGGGaccacctgaaactgagaaacttctatAAAGCAAAGTacacagtaaataataaaaaatgacagcctacagaatgggaagatatcttcaccaaccccacatctgacagagggcagatttccaaaatacataaagaactcaagaaactaaatagcaaaataacaaacaatcaaattaaaaaattggctacagaactaaacattGAAGTCCCactgaaaaatctcaaatggctgaaagacagctAAGGAATTGCTGGACatttcttagtcatcagggaaatgcaaatcaaagtgactttGAGATACCGTCTTAcatttgtcagaatggctaaggtcaaaaacactgaagacagtttatgttagagaggatgtgggaCAAGTgtgacactcctccactgttctGGGAGTCCAAACTTGTACAGCCcccttggaaatcagtatgggagtttctcagaaaattaggaatccatctacGTCAAAACCCAATGATAACACTTTTAGACATACCCAAAGGGATTCTTAAGtataccacagggacacttgcgCAACTATCTTCATAGCAGCATCATTTGTAATAggcagaatctggaaacaacctagattcccctcaatgaaataatggataaagaaaatgtggtacatttacacaatagagtattactcagctgtgaaaaacaatgacatcatgaaattggtaggcaaatgcatggaactagaaagtatcatccagagtgaggtaacccagactcagaaagagaagcatggcatgtagtcactcataagtggatagtagacaCAAAGCAAACATTATTCATACTACAACCCACGCCTCCAGAGAGGTTAGGAAACAAGGAAGACAGCAAGAATAATGTATGGATCACcttggagaggagaaaaagaggagatcATGATGAGTAAGCTGGGGATCatgggggcaatagaggggagggatggagttggagagcaatgaaatagagatcttgatagagggagacattatggggtaagggagaaacttgTTTCTAGGTGAACTTGCAGGACCACAGGACAAGCCCATATTAGCCTACTAGCAATAGTGGCAAGGGTGCCTGTACTGCTTagcctggtaatcagattggtgaaaccctaactgtcatcatagaccttccatccagtaactgatggaagcaggtgcagagattcACAACCTAACACTAGGCCGAAATCCAAGAGTCCAGTGGAAAAGAGgggagagggattatatgagcaaggcggctcaagatcatgatgggcaaATCCACAGAGAAaattgaaccaagctcaaaggaactcatggtCTTTATACCTacagctatggaacctgcatgggactggactagaccctcttcATAtgggaaacagttgtgtagcttattCTGTTTGAAGGGATACTGGCAGTGTGAtcgggatctatccctggtgcatgagctggctatctgtatcccattacctatggtcagacatcTTGCTCACCCTTCAAAGGCTGGGGAAGGGCTgggtcctgtctcaactgaatagaccaggcttagctgtctccCCATGGTAGAATTTACCCTGTTGGAGAAtgggaagaggggtgggggaTCAGGAGGATGGATGAAAGGGAGAtatgtggttgttatgtaaaatgaataaaaaatttaaaaaaacattagaaTGCATCAACAATTTGTACCAGTGCTTTCCTGACTAGCATGGCTACCTCAGTTAGTTTACATAGATGTCTACCTCGTCTTTCTCAGTAAGAACATTAACTggtcctttctctatttcttctacctAAGTCTCATCAGACACATGAATCTGGATGATGGGACCAAAAGGAGAGGACCAAGTAAAAATATAGCTATTCAAAGGAACACTTGCTGTGGTCACAACTTCTAGGGGCTGTGCCGCCCATTAGGGAAACACTGTTTTCTGATTAAACCCAGAGAGGACATAATGAGCCAGAATCCCTCCTTTGAATTACAGACACTAATTTCCAGACACcagctccctcccccatctctccagtTTGGAGATGGCATTTCATTGTTTCAGTGAGAGCACAAAAAGGTTCTTCTTTGGGATGGTGTGGGTTCAGGGCATTATTAGCAGCGTAGCCATTTTCAATAGACTGCTAACTCTCAGAGATTTTCCACACAACTGAATCATGCACATACACTACCAAGCTGTTCCACACAGTGATCCCTTTGCCTAGTCAAGTAGACTAAAAATGCCTGTGGATTTCAGATAGTCCCATCTTGGCGAAGACTTCAGAGGCAGTAAATGTTAGGGATTAAAAGTGTTTCTTTAATACACATTAAGGCTTAAAGGTCTCCACCTTGACACATACTTAATTCCTTGTGTTATATATCACATTAATACCAAACCATTCACCTTAGGGTTGGCCTTTTGATTTATACCAGTGTCATTTCACCAATATGTTTGTCTTCCATAAGGAGTTAGCATTATCTGAACGCATCATCTTTGCATGCAGAGATTAGGATGTGAACAACTTTAAGGAGGGGAAGACATTAGACACGTAGAGGAAGATACAAGCTTCAGACACAGCCTGATAaagggatattttattttaaatgagtagAATACTACAAGAATATTTTGTAATGTTACTAAAATTGACCAAGGAGTCTTTTGGCACATTTTGCAAACACCAGATCTCATACTTCAGGCATTTTGATTGGCCTGCTTGGAAGTACCCTGGGCATTCAGGTTACTCTGTAATTTCAATGATCTGATCTCAAAGAAGAACATAATCATTGCAAAGAGTGACAGGGTGGCTGTCAGGACCCCTATGGGGAACACATGAGTGTAGTGTTTTTTGATCAGGTCTTCTTTCCTAACAGGAAAGTTGTGTGGAAAGTCAAAAGTTGTTTCACCATAAAGATCTACTACATGGTTCCAGGTCACAGAAAGTGCTGTGCAAAGGCTACTGAGAAACAGAAGTAAGACACAGCACCTGTAGCAGAGTATTTGAATCTCAGGGACTGAGGCTCTGATAATGCTAACCCTAAGAGCTGCTGAGCTAAAAATCACCACCATGGCTTTTATAAACATAGCCAGTAAGATCAGGCTCTGCGCACATCTAAATTCAGATGAAATGGTCCAGGTTGAGTTGACAGGGCTGTACATCAGAATCCTGGTCACAGAACCAGAGATGTTAAACTCCCGATGGTAATAAGCTCCACAGAGCCCGATGTACACAAGCTGAACAACCTTGTTGTCAAATTCCCAGAGGCGCCAGTATCTGCTGCTTTGGAGGATTATTCCAAACCCCAATGACAAGAGGCTGCAAAGGAAGCCAGTCACTCTGAAGATCCATTCCTTCACCTGTGGAAATCTGGAGATAATAAGGAACAAGTATAGAGTAAATCCAGAATCACAAATGTAGAGTGATAAACAGAGTGAATGCATCATGGTTTGAAGAAAATTGCCCCTCTCCAATGTCCCCTCCAGGGGTCAATTTAATGCTGTGGAATGCCTGTGTTCTTTCTCCCAGGGCCTTAACCTCTAGGTAGGTCTTCATAGGTAAGTGCATTACTCCAAATGTCCACAAAGTGGCAGGCCATGCACTTGGATTTTGCCAGCCTCTAATGGGACCTAGAGTTTCTGCTTGGCTTCAGGTGAGTGCCTCCAGGTGAGGGTGGGTTTTCAGTCATTTCAATAGCCAAAGGGTCAAAGGCAGAAAAGGACATATTTAGTGCTTGAAAACTCTGAATGGTCGGATTGGAGTGTGAAGATGCAACCCATGTGATAATTAATAGGCTTTTAAAAAGTTTAGATTGCTCTGTCCACTTCAGGCTTTGATGGAGAGAAGGAGCACGGTCTAATACAAACTAATAAGTGTgctttacaatatttttaaaaagatggacaGAAAAGGAATGCTGAGTAGATCAGGGGTGTTAGAACAGATACTGTCataattctttacatattttccTAATTGGTATTCATTTCTATAGAAAGTTATGTGTAATATTTTGTAATGAAAATCAGTATGATCTCAAACTTAAATTTCTACATGTAACTGGATGTAGATATAGCTTTTGGTAGATTACTGATTGTGCAGTACATGTGAGGTGCTGAGTTCACTTCCCATAACCACAAAGCTATAATATGTATGTTGAAGATGAGGAATCATGGATATGCAAATTTTTGTATCTGCTAATATATTCAATATTGCACCTTGAGAATATTGGATTCATGTTGGGTGCAACATATAAAGTATCCTGAGGTATTTTGCTTGAGCCCATGTCATCTTTGTCACAAAACATACACTTCACATTAACACTATGAAGGAACTTAAATGCATCGTCTATAAACACAGATCTTTGAATGTAGCaataaggaaaatgagaaaatcatGATGAGATGTCCTGATGAGTTAttgaataaaaggaaggaagcaaagtccTTCAGTGATTACAGCATCTGCATATGTCATTGCAATTGCACATGCAGAAGGTTAAggatctttttggtttttttttttgttaaataacttttagttcattttacattccagccacagattcccctctcatccttcctccttctcccccaagCTTTCCCCCCCCAAAGCACctttcatcccctcctccaaaagtgtAATTCCTCCTGTGAGGTTTTAGCAAAGGATAGTACATCCAGTTGAGGCAGTACCAAGCCACTCACTCCTGCTGCATTAACGCTGagaaaggtatcccaccataggtaatggccTCCAAAAATCCAGTTCAGGCACCagggatcctgatcctactgtcaggggaccctcaaacaaaccaagctatacaaatgtctcctgtatgcagagggtctagtctccAATGCAGACTCCACAGCTGCCAGTCTGAATTTTGTGAGTTTGGAGGAGCTTAGTTCAGTTGtatctgtacatttccccattaTGATATTGACTGCCtcacttgctcatataatccctcatcCCCCTCTTCAACTAGAATCCATGTTTCTCTTCAGATGGTATAAATCTTGCACCTTTTACTAAGGGTGTTATAAACAGAATCTCCTGGCCAGAAAGCATTACTTACGAGCTACCCACTGTTCCATAATCTTCTATGGAATGTGCTTCTTAAAATGGTGAAGGTTGTAGACTTACTGCTTGGGAAATTACATCAACAAGATCAGTTTGCAAGTGATGGTGACTTGGGTTTCACCATGGGCTCTTTCTTGCCAAGAGAGATCTGAGGCAGTGACTGCAGGGGCAGCATGctttgaaacaaaaatgaaagcaggAGGGAGAATGATGTTGTGCCAAATGAGCTAGCTTGACAGGATGCAGTGCTGCCCTTGTCTGAACCCCTGAGAGTagacaagatttttttaaagaaacaaatagaaagcCTTCATGCAGCCTACGTTATGTTTTTACCTTTTTGTGTTAGGGGTGAATTGATCCATTTGGAAGATGACAATATCACAAGTCTTCCTCTAATTCTCAGGACATACTGATTAGAGATGGAGTCACATGAAGCACCTGAGGAAAGGAAGTCCTTTTAGGCACATGCTTCCGTTCAGAACAATGCTTTGTTGATTGTTGGGCCCTCACAACCTTTTGAATTCACAGTACATGCTTTACTTAGTGAGGACCTATGTTAAACAATTCAGGATATTAGTGACTCCTGAATGATACCCAGACGAatgttattctcattttatacatATGGAAATACCAGAGACATTGATTCCCATTCACAAACTTCAgtgggctacacagataaatgaGCAGTGCAGACACTGGAGAATTATTATTCACTTGGATTTTCCTGTCAATTATGATGTTCAGAAGGATTTCCTCAAATGGAAAATATGTACAAAAATACCCTAATCGATATGTCAGAGGCCTACTTTGGCATCTTGTGTCTTAAGATAGTAAAAGTGATTAATgaaaacaacatgaaaaataCTAAATTCTTACCATTTTATCTCTATTCTAGGAAATACAACTGTTACCTATTGCCAAACTTAAGTGAAGTAACTATAAACATTCTTATGTTTCAATGACTACAAGTGCTATGAAGTCGGTCTTGGGCAACAAGGTGGTTCCAATGAGAACCCATGAAATGTCAGAGTGAAGTCTTTGATATtagtttattattaatttatgcaTCAAATGGCCAAAACTATTCTTCGTTGACTACTTGATatcatctggaattaactaaaactcaaatgaCTGTGCACAAATGGAAGAGATATTTTCTTACTTACCTCCTCTGAAATGCAAAGACCTACTTATAGTCCTGATCTTCCATGTGGGAAGATTCACCTTTAGTACATATCTTTCAAGATGATAAGACtgacctttaatctggaccacataTTGTGCTGGCTGCCAatataaaacatgttttcttttactgcTTGTTCTCATTCTCACTATAAAGCCCATTCTTTCACTGGTTTAAGAAATTACATCTTCATGATTTCAACATGTACTAAAGACCAACTGTGATACTCAGCTTTGTTGACTGGACTATTGCTGGATTCTTTGACCTTCTCTTGGTAGACAACCATTTTTGGACTAGTTGGAGAACGGCCTGTAtgacattctaataaatcaacttcatagacagatagacagacaggtttATTGATTGATACATGAATACCGATATAGATAAAGACATATTTTATAAGGATAGaacctctagagaaccctggacAATAAACATCTTAGTATTAGAAGTGGTTCTAGAGCAACAGAAATATAAGAGTGAATTTTTTGAGTATCTGGAATAGGGTTTCCAATTTGTCAAAACCTATAGGTCTGAAACCTATCCAGTTACTGACCTCTCAAGGAAACTCAGAGGGAACCAAAAGTCCATGGTGTGAAGATAAAGAGACCAATGCATTTGATTATCTTGGTTCACCAATTCTGAGGGATGAGCGGTTTGTTGACTTGGCATAAAAAACTttccaaaaaatgtgaaaaaaaataaggaaaatgatgatgattGTCAGTTGCTCCTAGCATCTCTGGATAACTTGACAAAGGAAAGGAATGAACTCAATAGTAAAACTGAAAAGCTACAGTTGATGTAAACAGTTTAATGGTATCCAAATATACCCTGGAAGAAAAACTTCATTCTAGCAGCCACAGaactttaaatgaagaaaatcaaacgAAAGCCTTCATTCTAAGGTTAGTTGAATTATAGTGAAAACTTAAGTTCCAAACTGGGAGTGTCTTAGCAATTAAAATAAGGGCATGAATTGGCAAGAATGATATCCAGTAACATAGGATGAGAATGTGTGGATGTGACTGAAGCTGAGAATGTTTAACCCACAGATTCTCAGTATTTATCTCACCTCAGTCTTTCCACCCTCAATAGAAGATGTACTCACATCTTCACCCCATGAATTATTGCCATCTCTGCCTTTAACTAAGAAATTAATTCTTCATCATTTGCTAAACTA
Above is a genomic segment from Onychomys torridus unplaced genomic scaffold, mOncTor1.1, whole genome shotgun sequence containing:
- the LOC118576168 gene encoding uncharacterized protein LOC118576168, with the protein product MDQFTPNTKRFPQVKEWIFRVTGFLCSLLSLGFGIILQSSRYWRLWEFDNKVVQLVYIGLCGAYYHREFNISGSVTRILMYSPVNSTWTISSEFRCAQSLILLAMFIKAMVVIFSSAALRVSIIRASVPEIQILCYRCCVLLLFLSSLCTALSVTWNHVVDLYGETTFDFPHNFPVRKEDLIKKHYTHVFPIGVLTATLSLFAMIMFFFEIRSLKLQSNLNAQGTSKQANQNA